Proteins encoded in a region of the Vicia villosa cultivar HV-30 ecotype Madison, WI linkage group LG5, Vvil1.0, whole genome shotgun sequence genome:
- the LOC131607487 gene encoding protein LOL2: protein MQSQQDNDDGPPPGWQPIPTPQRPPPLPSGFAQMVCGSCRRLLSYPSGAKHVKCSCCQTVNIVLEADQVGQVKCGSCTLLLMYPYGASQVRCSSCRFVTEIGANNKRPPWSVQQSKPIPPKASC from the exons ATGCAAAGCCAACAAGACAACGACGACGGCCCACCGCCCGGATGGCAACCTATTCCTACTCCCCAACGCCCACCGCCACTTCCATCCG GTTTTGCTCAAATGGTTTGTGGTTCTTGTAGACGTCTGCTTTCGTATCCATCGGGTGCCAAACATGTCAAATGTTCATGCTGTCAAACGGTCAACATTGTATTAGAAG CTGATCAGGTTGGGCAAGTTAAGTGTGGGAGTTGTACGCTATTGCTAATGTATCCATATGGTGCTTCACAGGTCAGGTGTTCATCATGCCGGTTTGTGACAGAAATTGGG GCAAACAACAAGCGGCCTCCATGGTCTGTACAACAAAGCAAACCAATTCCTCCCAAAGCTAGCTGTTAG